The nucleotide sequence CCGGTGATGGCCTGGCCGATGATGGAGTGGGTGCTGGACCGGCACTACCGCCACCTGTTCCGCCAGCGGGCCTACCTGGAGAAGTCCGTCATCGTGTTCGGCGCCATGGAGGCGACGCTCACCCCGCTGATGGAGCAGATCGAGCGCGACCATCCGCGGGTCAAGGTGTTCAGCCTGCCCAGCGTGGACCATCCCACCTACGGCCGCCACATCGACCTGGGGGTCAAGGGCGAGCCGGCCGCCGTCGAGCCGGCTTACGGGCAGCTGCTGGCCGGCCTGCGCCAGCACGTCGTCCAGCTCGGCCCCGAGTTGGTGCGAGAATGACGCGCACCTTTCGGGTGCGCCAGAGATTTGGCACCGCCGTGGTGCGGTTGCCGTACCCCGCAGCCGGGCTGCCGTAAGAAATCTGCTCAACATCAGGGACAATGCCGCGCTTTGCGGGCGCGGTCATGCACCAGCTTTTGGCACAGAAACTGCATCCACGGCCCCGTCCCCATTGATCAACAACCATCGAAACCAGGAGAACCTGATGGCAGCCAAGACCGTCGCCGACGTGATGAAGATGGTGAAGGAGAACGAAGTCAAGTTCGTCGACTTCCGCTTCACCGACACGCGTGGCAAGGAGCAGCACGTGACCGTGCCCGTGTCCCACTTCGACGAAGACAAGTTCAGCTCCGGCCATGCCTTCGACGGCTCGTCCATCGCCGGCTGGAAGGGCATCGAAGCCTCCGACATGCTGCTGATGCCCGACCCGGACACCGCCAACGTGGACCCGTTCTTCGAGGAAACCACGCTGATCCTCTCCTGCGACGTGCTGGAGCCGGGCGACGGCAAGGCCTATGACCGCGACCCGCGCTCCATCGCCAAGCGCGCCGAGGCCTACCTGAAGGCCTCCGGCCTGGGCGACACCGCCTTCTTCGGTCCCGAGCCCGAGTTCTTCATCTTCGACGACGTGCGCTGGGGCGCCGACATGTCCGGCTCGTTCGTCGAGATCGACGAGTACGAGGCCTCCTGGAACACCGGCAAGAAGATCGACGGCGGCAACAAGGGCCACCGTCCCACCGTCAAGGGCGGCTACTTCCCGGTGCCGCCGGTCGACAGCACGCAGGACATGCGCGCCGAGATGTCGCTGATCCTGGAGCAGCTGGGCATCCCGGTCGAGGTGTTCCACCACGAGGTGGCGGGCGCCGGCCAGAACGAGATCGGCACCAGGTTCAACACGCTGGTCAAGCGCGCCGACTGGTCGCAGCTGCAGAAGTACGTGATCCAGAACGTGGCCAACGCCTACGGCAAGACCGCCACCTTCATGCCCAAGCCCCTGGTGGGCGACAACGGCTCGGGCATGCACGTGCACCAGTCCGTGTGGAAGGGCGGCAAGAACCTGTTCGCCGGCGACGGCTACGCCGGCCTGTCGGACTTCGCGCTGTACTACATCGGCGGCATCATCAAGCACGCCCGCGCGCTCAACGCCATCACCAACCCCGGCACCAACAGCTACAAGCGCCTGGTGCCCGGCTTCGAGGCGCCCGTGAAGCTGGCCTACTCGGCCCGCAACCGCTCGGCTTCCATCCGCATCCCCTACGTGGCCAACCCCAAGGGCCGCCGCATCGAGTGCCGCTTCCCGGACCCGCTGATGAACCCCTACCTGGGTTTCGCGGCCATGCTGATGGCCGGCCTGGACGGCGTGGAGAACAAGATCCACCCGGGCGAGGCCGCCACCAAGGACCTGTACCACCTGCCGCCGGAAGAGGACGCGAAGATCCCGACCGTCTGCCACAGCCTGGACCAGGCCCTGGACTACCTGGACAACGACCGCGCCTTCCTGACCAAGGGCGGGGTGTTCACCGACGCCATGATCGACGCCTACATCGAACTGAAGATGACCGAGGTCACGCGCTTCCGCATGACCACGCACCCGATCGAGTTCGACATGTACTACTCGCTGTAACGGAAAAAGGGCGACATGTGTTGCCCTTTTCCCTTTCGAATCATGGGCTTGCTTTGATTTCCTGAAGAGTTGCGCGATACTGCAGGGCCGTCCTGCGCCCTCCCGCGCAAGGAGCTCTCCCATGAAGTTCGCCATCCTGATCCCCCTGGCCGCGTTGCTCGCGGCCTCGCATGTGCATGCGCAGTCGCGCATCTGGCGCTGCGGCAATACCTACACCAACAGCGCCGCCGAGGCCCAGGCCCGGGGCTGCAAGCCCATGGAAGGCGGCAACGTCACGGTGGTGGAGGGCACGCGCGTCCACAACCCGGTACGCGTGGTCGCCCCGTCCAGCGCGCCGGCCGGTGGTGCGCCTTCGCAGCGCATCGACGCCGGCGACCAGCGCGCCCGTGACTCCGACGCCCGCCTCATCCTCGAGGCCGAGCTGAAGAAGGCCGAGGAGCGGCATGCCGAGCTGGTCAAGGAATACAACAACGGCGAGCCCGAGAAGCTGGGCCCCGAGACGCGCAACTACCAGAAGTACCTGGACCGCATCGCCGAGCTGAAGGCCGGCATCGCCCGCAGCGAGTCCGACATCGCCGGCCTCAGGCGCGAGCTGGGCCGCGCGGGCGGCCCGCCCTCGGCCTCCGCGGCCGTGGCCAAATGACGGCTTGAAGCCCGCCCCCCGCCCCAGCGTTCCGCCGCCCAGCCGCTACCAGTCGTTCGACCTGCTCGCCACTTTGGTGGCGGTGGTGGGGGCGAACGGCTCGGTGCTGTTCGCCAACGCGGCGCTGGAGGACGTGATGGGCACCTCGCGCCGCACCATCGAAGGCTCGCATTTCGCCGCCTGCTTCACCGAGCCGCACCTGCTGCGCAATGCGCTGGAAGGCGCCGGCAGCAACGCGTTTGCCGCGCTGCGCTACGACGCCTGGCTGGTGCGCCACAACGCCGAGCCCATGCCGGTGCACGTCATCGTCGCCCAGACCGACCAGCCGGGCGAGGTCGTGGTGGAGCTGCTGCCCCTGGAGCAGCAGGCGCGCCAGGAGCGCGAGGAGAGGCTGCTGGACCAGGCGCAGGCCAACAAGGAGTTGATCCGCAACCTGGCGCACGAGATCAAGAACCCGCTGGGCGGTATCCGCGGGGCGGCCCAGCTGCTGGAGATGGAGATCGAGGGCCGCGACCTGAAGGAGTACACCCGGGTCATCATCCACGAGGCCGACCGGCTGCAGACCCTGGTGGACCGCCTGCTCGCGCCGCACCGCCGGCCGCACCTGGTGGGCGACGTCAACATCCACGAGGTGTGCGAACGCGTGCGCTCGCTGGTCCTGGCCGAGTTTCCGCGCGGGCTGAAGGTGGTGCGCGAGTACGACACCTCCATCCCCGAGTTCCGCGGCGACCGCGAGCAGCTGATCCAGGCGGTGCTGAACATCGCGCACAACGCCTGCCAGGCCCTGACCGAGCGCATCGCGGCTGGCGACGCGCAGCTGGTGTTCCGCACGCGCGTGGCGCGCCAGGTCACCTTCGGCAAACAGCGCTACCGACTGGCACTGGAATTGCATGTCATCGACAACGGGCCCGGCGTGCCCCTGTCCATCAAGGACCGCATCTTCTACCCGCTGGTGTCGGGGCGGGAGGGCGGCTCCGGCCTG is from Ramlibacter tataouinensis TTB310 and encodes:
- the glnA gene encoding type I glutamate--ammonia ligase — encoded protein: MAAKTVADVMKMVKENEVKFVDFRFTDTRGKEQHVTVPVSHFDEDKFSSGHAFDGSSIAGWKGIEASDMLLMPDPDTANVDPFFEETTLILSCDVLEPGDGKAYDRDPRSIAKRAEAYLKASGLGDTAFFGPEPEFFIFDDVRWGADMSGSFVEIDEYEASWNTGKKIDGGNKGHRPTVKGGYFPVPPVDSTQDMRAEMSLILEQLGIPVEVFHHEVAGAGQNEIGTRFNTLVKRADWSQLQKYVIQNVANAYGKTATFMPKPLVGDNGSGMHVHQSVWKGGKNLFAGDGYAGLSDFALYYIGGIIKHARALNAITNPGTNSYKRLVPGFEAPVKLAYSARNRSASIRIPYVANPKGRRIECRFPDPLMNPYLGFAAMLMAGLDGVENKIHPGEAATKDLYHLPPEEDAKIPTVCHSLDQALDYLDNDRAFLTKGGVFTDAMIDAYIELKMTEVTRFRMTTHPIEFDMYYSL
- the glnL gene encoding nitrogen regulation protein NR(II), producing the protein MKPAPRPSVPPPSRYQSFDLLATLVAVVGANGSVLFANAALEDVMGTSRRTIEGSHFAACFTEPHLLRNALEGAGSNAFAALRYDAWLVRHNAEPMPVHVIVAQTDQPGEVVVELLPLEQQARQEREERLLDQAQANKELIRNLAHEIKNPLGGIRGAAQLLEMEIEGRDLKEYTRVIIHEADRLQTLVDRLLAPHRRPHLVGDVNIHEVCERVRSLVLAEFPRGLKVVREYDTSIPEFRGDREQLIQAVLNIAHNACQALTERIAAGDAQLVFRTRVARQVTFGKQRYRLALELHVIDNGPGVPLSIKDRIFYPLVSGREGGSGLGLTLAQTFVQQHHGLIECDSVPGRTDFKILIPLP